AAAACCGCAACTGCCAATAGTATCAAGGAAATAAGTGTTCTTTTGGTCAAAATGGTCTCCTTCATGGGGTTTGGGGGAAAAGCAGGCTTTCCACGGCTTCGATGGTGATATGTAAAATCAGGGTGTGCAGTTCCTGGATTCTGTCGCTGGTAGCGCCCGGCACCGTGATTTCCAAATCGCAGATTCCGGAGATTTCTCCGCCGTCTCCGCCCAGCAGGGCAACGGTTTTACAGCCCAATGCGCGGGCTTTTTTCAGTCCTGCCAAAACGTTGGGCGAATTTCCGCTGGTGGAAATGCCCAAAACGAGGTCGCCTTCGGAAGCGTAAGCCTCCACCCCACGGGCAAATATCTGCTCGAAACCAAAGTCGTTTG
Above is a genomic segment from Candidatus Cloacimonadota bacterium containing:
- a CDS encoding SIS domain-containing protein; this translates as MTRKLIQASLTEALKGLQTFLAEPENLNKLEAFDQMLAQCFQSGKKAIAFGNGGSMCDAMHFAEEFTGRFRQNRKALPAIAISDPTHITCVANDFGFEQIFARGVEAYASEGDLVLGISTSGNSPNVLAGLKKARALGCKTVALLGGDGGEISGICDLEITVPGATSDRIQELHTLILHITIEAVESLLFPQTP